Proteins co-encoded in one Thermodesulfobacteriota bacterium genomic window:
- the rfbD gene encoding dTDP-4-dehydrorhamnose reductase, translating to MNILITGANGQLGRDCQAVFGDRHALTCVDIEDLDITRPDRVLAFVRQARPEVIINCAAFTLVDQCETQKRLAWAVNVTGAENLAAGAAECGALMVHISTDYVFDGKKIFPESYVETDETAPLSYYGVTKRESERTVARCTDRHLILRTAWLYGFSGHNFIKAILKKALAAPDQPLKVVNDQYGSPTWSLTLARQIDELIDPPAQGLYHASAEGACTWFEFARYFLEKLNVPNRIVPCQTREYPTPAVRPACSILENRRLKAENRNRMGAWQKDLDDYLDRYGETLLEQCRPLTSTDGKSP from the coding sequence ATGAACATTTTGATTACCGGCGCCAACGGCCAGCTGGGTCGGGACTGCCAGGCGGTGTTTGGCGACCGCCACGCGTTAACCTGCGTGGATATCGAAGACCTGGACATCACCCGCCCGGACCGGGTGCTGGCGTTCGTGCGTCAGGCCCGGCCGGAGGTGATCATCAACTGCGCCGCCTTCACCCTGGTGGACCAGTGCGAAACCCAGAAGCGCCTGGCCTGGGCCGTGAACGTGACCGGCGCTGAAAACCTGGCCGCCGGCGCCGCGGAGTGCGGCGCCCTGATGGTGCACATTTCCACGGATTATGTCTTTGACGGGAAAAAAATATTCCCGGAAAGCTACGTCGAGACCGACGAGACGGCGCCCCTGTCCTATTACGGCGTGACCAAACGCGAAAGCGAACGGACGGTGGCGCGTTGCACCGACCGGCACCTCATCCTGCGCACGGCCTGGCTGTACGGCTTTTCCGGCCACAACTTTATTAAAGCTATTTTAAAAAAAGCGCTGGCCGCGCCGGACCAGCCCCTGAAAGTCGTCAACGACCAGTATGGTTCGCCCACCTGGAGCCTGACCCTGGCCAGGCAGATCGACGAACTGATCGATCCGCCGGCCCAGGGCCTGTATCACGCGTCAGCCGAAGGGGCCTGCACCTGGTTTGAATTCGCCCGCTATTTTCTGGAAAAATTGAATGTCCCCAACCGAATCGTCCCCTGTCAGACCCGGGAATATCCCACCCCGGCCGTCCGCCCCGCCTGTTCGATCCTGGAAAACCGGCGGCTCAAAGCGGAAAACCGCAACCGCATGGGCGCCTGGCAGAAAGACCTGGATGACTACCTGGACCGGTACGGTGAAACCCTGCTGGAGCAGTGCCGGCCATTAACCTCAACAGACGGAAAAAGTCCATGA